The Rhodopseudomonas palustris genome window below encodes:
- the megL gene encoding methionine gamma-lyase, with translation MTLPPTRHLPNSLGFATRAIHHGYDPQAHLGSLNPPVFLTSTYAFDSAAEGAARFAGEAEGFIYGRVGNPTVAVLERRLAELEGGEAALATSSGVGALTALVWTLLNGGDEIVADQMLYGCTFGLFEHHLPRFGIRVRFADLTDPAGLEAALSANTRMVFTETPSNPNMRVVDIAAIAAIARRAGALLVVDNTYCTPYLQRPLELGADIVTHSATKYLGGHGDLLAGAVVASQEIIDRLRFTGIKELNGACISAFDAFLILRGLKTLTLRMDRHCATAEKLARDLEAHPAVARVYYPGLPSHPQHALAQKQMRQMGGMIALELKGGLAAGRALMDNVKIATRAVSLGDAETLIQHPASMTHATYDPDERARHGFTDGLIRISVGLEDYEDLRGDLLGAL, from the coding sequence ATGACCCTTCCGCCGACCCGCCATCTCCCGAACAGCCTCGGCTTCGCCACCCGCGCCATCCACCATGGCTACGACCCGCAGGCGCATCTCGGCAGCCTCAACCCGCCGGTGTTCCTGACCTCGACCTATGCGTTCGACAGCGCCGCCGAGGGCGCGGCGCGGTTCGCCGGCGAGGCCGAGGGCTTCATCTATGGCCGGGTCGGCAACCCGACGGTGGCGGTGCTGGAGCGCCGGCTCGCCGAGCTGGAAGGCGGCGAGGCGGCGCTCGCGACCTCCTCGGGCGTCGGCGCGCTGACCGCTTTGGTCTGGACGCTGCTCAACGGCGGCGACGAGATCGTCGCCGACCAGATGCTGTATGGCTGCACCTTCGGCCTGTTCGAGCATCATCTGCCGCGCTTCGGCATCCGGGTGCGGTTCGCCGACCTCACCGATCCGGCCGGCCTCGAAGCGGCGCTGAGCGCGAACACCAGGATGGTGTTCACCGAGACGCCGTCGAACCCGAACATGCGGGTGGTCGATATCGCCGCCATCGCGGCGATTGCCCGCCGCGCCGGCGCGCTGCTCGTGGTCGACAACACCTATTGCACGCCGTATCTGCAGCGCCCGCTCGAACTCGGCGCCGACATCGTCACCCATTCGGCGACCAAATATCTCGGCGGCCATGGCGATCTGCTGGCCGGCGCCGTGGTGGCGTCGCAGGAGATCATCGACCGGCTGCGCTTCACCGGCATCAAGGAGCTGAACGGCGCCTGCATCTCGGCGTTCGACGCCTTTCTGATTTTGCGCGGGCTGAAAACGCTGACGCTGCGGATGGACCGCCACTGCGCCACCGCCGAAAAGCTCGCCCGCGACCTCGAAGCCCACCCGGCGGTGGCGCGGGTGTACTACCCGGGCCTTCCCAGCCATCCGCAGCACGCGCTCGCGCAAAAGCAGATGCGCCAGATGGGCGGCATGATCGCGTTGGAGCTGAAAGGCGGCCTCGCCGCCGGCCGCGCGCTGATGGACAATGTGAAGATCGCCACCCGGGCGGTGAGCCTCGGCGACGCCGAAACCCTGATCCAGCACCCCGCCAGCATGACCCACGCCACCTACGACCCCGACGAACGCGCCCGGCACGGGTTCACCGACGGGCTGATCCGGATTTCGGTGGGGCTGGAGGATTACGAGGATTTACGGGGGGATTTGCTGGGGGCGTTGTGA
- a CDS encoding RluA family pseudouridine synthase, producing the protein MRTAASASAVVRPAIIIIRRTRANNAACSGVGSGRAVSVMQYSVFLEGSVVNDSQHLLEVVVAGDEGSSRLDRVLATRCPELSRSRLKVLILDGRVAIAGSAVRDPAYHASPGETITIDVPPPVAPEPEGEAIALQIVHEDDDIIVIDKPRGLVVHPAAGHETGTLVNALIAHCGASLSGIGGVRRPGIVHRLDKDTTGLMVAAKNDRAHQSLSAQFADHGRTGELRRGYYAFVWGVPNRARGTIEAPIDRHPYAREKMAVRDGGREAITHWEVLETFTGRSGGEIVSLIACQLETGRTHQIRVHLAHMGHPLLGDDVYGPHFKTKASQLRPPARAALTDLGRQALHAYLLVVEHPSSGEVVAWESGLPADLARLKAALSATE; encoded by the coding sequence ATGAGAACCGCCGCGAGCGCCAGCGCCGTGGTCAGGCCCGCGATCATCATCATCCGCCGCACCCGCGCAAACAACGCGGCCTGTTCGGGGGTCGGTTCGGGCAGGGCGGTTTCGGTCATGCAATACTCGGTTTTTCTGGAAGGCTCGGTCGTGAACGATTCGCAACATCTGCTGGAAGTGGTCGTCGCCGGCGACGAGGGCTCGTCGCGGCTCGACCGGGTTCTGGCCACGCGCTGCCCCGAATTGTCGCGGTCGCGGCTGAAGGTCCTGATCCTGGACGGCCGCGTCGCGATCGCCGGCAGCGCCGTGCGCGACCCCGCTTATCATGCGAGCCCCGGCGAGACGATCACAATCGACGTGCCGCCGCCGGTGGCGCCGGAGCCGGAAGGCGAGGCGATCGCGCTGCAGATCGTGCACGAGGACGACGACATCATCGTCATCGACAAGCCGCGCGGCCTAGTGGTGCACCCGGCCGCCGGCCACGAGACCGGAACCCTGGTCAACGCCCTGATCGCGCATTGCGGCGCCTCGCTGTCCGGGATCGGCGGGGTGCGCCGGCCGGGAATCGTGCACCGGCTCGACAAGGATACCACCGGGCTGATGGTGGCGGCAAAGAATGATCGCGCCCACCAATCCTTGAGCGCGCAGTTCGCCGACCACGGCCGCACCGGCGAGCTGCGCCGCGGCTATTACGCCTTCGTCTGGGGCGTGCCGAACAGGGCCCGCGGCACCATCGAGGCGCCGATCGACCGCCACCCTTACGCCCGCGAGAAGATGGCGGTGCGCGACGGCGGCCGCGAGGCGATCACCCATTGGGAGGTGCTGGAAACCTTCACCGGCCGCAGCGGCGGCGAGATCGTGTCGCTGATCGCCTGCCAGCTCGAGACCGGCCGCACCCACCAGATCCGCGTGCATCTGGCCCATATGGGCCACCCGCTGCTCGGCGACGACGTCTATGGGCCGCACTTCAAGACCAAGGCCAGCCAGCTCCGCCCGCCCGCCCGCGCGGCCCTGACCGATCTCGGCCGCCAGGCGCTGCACGCCTATCTGCTGGTGGTGGAGCACCCCTCCTCGGGGGAGGTGGTGGCCTGGGAATCCGGCCTGCCGGCCGATCTGGCCCGCCTGAAAGCCGCGCTTTCGGCGACGGAATGA
- a CDS encoding IS5 family transposase: MGQRRIGQLGLLDAAVSRRTPRRAEVLDQIGRLLDWTAFERLLAVIPVAAKGEPSFPALMMFKVLLLQRWYGLSDPAMEAALFDRLSFQRFAGLSLDDETPDHSTIWRFRERLSKTGLIEQLFAELQRQLDAHGFLIKQGTLIDASMVTSAARRPRKQEGATSRVDPDARFGADNERRRFTFGYKMHVAVDQGTGLIRSGRLTSANIQDVSVAPDLLPPGAGTVYADRGYHSQSLRALLAQKGFGDGVMRRAHKSKPLTADEIARNHALVPLRSPVEAVFGTLKRSYGFARMRYFNAPRNLTAFLLACIAYNLRRSLKLSLA, translated from the coding sequence ATGGGACAGCGGCGGATTGGTCAGTTGGGTCTATTGGACGCGGCTGTCAGTCGGAGGACGCCGCGCCGGGCCGAGGTGCTGGACCAGATCGGTCGGCTTCTCGACTGGACAGCTTTCGAGCGCTTGCTGGCGGTGATCCCCGTCGCTGCCAAAGGCGAGCCGTCGTTCCCCGCACTGATGATGTTCAAGGTGCTGCTGCTGCAGCGTTGGTACGGCTTGTCGGATCCGGCCATGGAGGCGGCGCTATTCGATCGGCTGAGCTTCCAGCGCTTTGCCGGCTTGTCGCTGGATGACGAGACGCCGGATCACAGCACGATCTGGCGCTTTCGCGAGCGCCTGAGCAAGACGGGACTGATCGAGCAGCTGTTCGCGGAGTTGCAGCGCCAGCTCGATGCGCATGGCTTCCTGATCAAGCAGGGCACGCTGATCGATGCCTCGATGGTGACGAGTGCGGCCCGCCGCCCCCGCAAGCAAGAGGGAGCGACCAGCCGGGTCGATCCGGACGCCAGGTTCGGCGCCGACAACGAGCGCCGCCGGTTCACCTTCGGCTACAAGATGCATGTGGCGGTCGATCAGGGCACCGGCCTGATCCGCAGCGGGCGGCTGACCTCTGCCAACATCCAGGATGTGAGCGTCGCGCCCGACCTGCTGCCACCAGGCGCCGGCACGGTCTATGCCGATCGCGGCTATCACAGCCAATCGCTTCGTGCGCTGTTGGCGCAGAAGGGCTTCGGCGACGGCGTGATGCGACGTGCCCACAAATCCAAACCCCTGACGGCCGACGAGATCGCGCGCAATCACGCCCTGGTGCCGCTGCGCAGTCCGGTGGAAGCGGTGTTCGGCACCCTCAAGAGAAGCTACGGCTTCGCCCGGATGCGCTACTTCAACGCCCCACGCAACCTCACGGCCTTCTTGCTCGCCTGCATCGCCTACAATCTAAGGCGAAGTCTGAAATTGAGCCTGGCTTGA
- a CDS encoding type II toxin-antitoxin system Phd/YefM family antitoxin → MKQVPLSEVKDDLSRYLREAETQQIVITRHGKPAGVLIGFESEDDWFDYRLENDPRFQRRIEQARSSLQDGRAVRLEDLDTD, encoded by the coding sequence GTGAAGCAGGTTCCGCTGTCCGAGGTGAAGGACGATCTGTCGCGCTATCTGCGCGAAGCCGAGACCCAGCAGATCGTGATCACGCGTCACGGCAAGCCGGCGGGCGTGCTGATCGGATTCGAATCGGAGGACGACTGGTTCGACTATCGTCTCGAAAACGATCCGCGATTTCAGCGGCGCATCGAGCAGGCACGGAGCAGCCTGCAGGACGGGCGCGCGGTCCGGCTCGAAGACCTCGACACCGACTGA
- the trxC gene encoding thioredoxin TrxC, whose protein sequence is MSDRLVVCTQCGGVNRLPEQRSALEAKCGKCGAKIFDGHPADVGGDVFDKQIARSSVPVLVDVWAPWCGPCRAMAPAYEIAARELEPTVRLIKLNSDNEQQIAARLGISGIPTMILFDGGRERARTSGAMPASAIVRWVRENLPG, encoded by the coding sequence ATGTCCGATCGTCTGGTGGTGTGCACGCAATGCGGCGGGGTCAACCGGCTGCCGGAGCAGCGCTCCGCGCTCGAAGCCAAATGCGGCAAATGCGGCGCGAAGATTTTCGACGGCCACCCCGCCGATGTCGGCGGCGACGTTTTCGACAAGCAGATCGCGCGCAGCTCGGTGCCGGTGCTGGTCGACGTCTGGGCGCCGTGGTGCGGGCCGTGCCGGGCGATGGCGCCGGCCTATGAGATCGCGGCGCGCGAGCTCGAGCCGACGGTGCGGCTGATCAAGCTGAATTCCGACAACGAGCAGCAGATCGCCGCCCGGCTCGGCATCAGCGGCATCCCGACCATGATCCTGTTCGACGGCGGCCGCGAGCGCGCCCGCACCTCCGGCGCGATGCCGGCCAGCGCGATCGTGCGCTGGGTGCGGGAGAATTTGCCGGGCTGA
- a CDS encoding type II toxin-antitoxin system RelE family toxin, which translates to MTFEIVLAPEAVEDFKTLRAKARAEVRTALETHLRHTPTKVSRSRIKRLRGLRQPQYRLRVGEIRIFYDVLDTTVQVLAIVPKTEADTWLAQFGDPA; encoded by the coding sequence ATGACGTTCGAGATCGTTTTGGCTCCCGAGGCTGTCGAGGACTTCAAGACACTGCGCGCGAAGGCCCGCGCGGAAGTGCGCACGGCGCTCGAAACACACCTTCGGCACACGCCGACGAAAGTGAGCCGAAGTCGTATCAAACGCTTGCGCGGGCTGCGCCAGCCGCAATATCGCCTCCGCGTCGGTGAGATACGAATATTCTACGATGTCCTGGATACGACCGTTCAGGTGTTGGCGATCGTCCCCAAAACGGAGGCAGACACGTGGCTCGCACAATTCGGAGACCCGGCGTGA
- a CDS encoding EAL and GGDEF domain-containing protein: MARIGYWESYNAAATDFWLSPEVLSLYDLQTPHGSAPIAATRDRQPSERRDDLRAHYAACWTEGRPFAVETRLLKSDGSQLDCVVHGEPEFDSNGRVQRVFGVVRDVTQKTTARRLLAESEQRLADFVSTASDWCWESGPDHRLLPYPKSLDGNAALQTVASGGKARWELSFAPEEEGSMAQHRADMEARRPFRDFVYTSVGNDGSRISISTSGKPIFADDGTFLGYRGTASDITQLEVARALLDQRTRALEEAHQLGKIGTWNHRLGTGRTVWSPELYQLLGLEPAAFEPTYEGTRSYFLDDDAQRLLKLQGRVLRGSETEAADIRILHADGAPRDLAIICKAEIVNGQIIGLIGTAQDVTDRKEAERRLEQLAYTDPLTGLANRALFKRKLASLLDQPVSAAARNALLLIDLDRFKEVNDSLGHSTGDALLIHVARVLRQELDPQAFIARIGGDEFAVLTNSRSASADEPIALADRIIAKLSVPVELAEGEACIGATIGVAVLPEHGATVEKASRNADLALYMAKEAGRGRAQLFEPIYAEAVDQRLDLGRRLRHAVESGGLTTNYQPQIDLKTGRVSGFEALLRWSHPERGPIAPSEFIPIAESTGLIVDLGHWVLRDACRQMRAWLDAGLPPRSISVNVSPAQIWNGDFEAVVAAVLAETGLPAELLCLELTESLFVDHTKQKVSSTLAALSKLGIQLALDDFGSGYSSLGYLTRLPFNCLKIDRIFVDGIATVPEKRKLLGGIIALSHGLGMSVVAEGAELAAEVDVLTGFDCDFVQGYVFSPPITADQAPLVAAGIEREVGTMKSKIGAQFAACLSDIG; this comes from the coding sequence ATGGCCCGCATCGGGTATTGGGAATCGTACAACGCCGCGGCGACCGATTTCTGGTTGTCGCCTGAGGTTTTATCGCTCTACGATTTGCAAACGCCGCATGGTTCCGCTCCGATTGCTGCGACGCGAGATCGTCAGCCGTCCGAACGCCGCGACGACTTGCGGGCCCATTACGCCGCGTGCTGGACCGAGGGGCGGCCATTCGCGGTCGAGACGAGACTGCTCAAATCCGACGGCAGTCAGCTCGATTGCGTCGTGCACGGCGAACCGGAATTCGATTCGAACGGTCGTGTTCAGCGGGTCTTCGGCGTCGTCCGGGACGTCACGCAAAAGACCACGGCGCGACGGCTGTTAGCCGAGAGCGAACAGCGTCTGGCGGATTTCGTCAGCACCGCTTCGGACTGGTGTTGGGAGAGCGGCCCCGACCATCGGCTGCTCCCCTATCCCAAATCGCTCGACGGGAATGCAGCCCTGCAGACGGTGGCTTCCGGCGGCAAGGCGCGCTGGGAGCTGTCCTTCGCACCCGAAGAAGAAGGCTCCATGGCCCAGCACCGGGCCGACATGGAAGCCCGTCGCCCGTTCCGCGACTTCGTCTACACCTCGGTCGGGAACGACGGCTCGCGGATCAGTATCAGCACCAGCGGCAAGCCGATCTTTGCGGACGACGGGACATTCCTGGGCTATCGCGGCACGGCGAGCGATATCACCCAGCTCGAGGTCGCCCGCGCGCTGCTCGACCAGCGTACGCGGGCTCTGGAAGAGGCGCATCAGCTCGGCAAAATCGGAACCTGGAATCACAGGCTGGGGACGGGCCGAACCGTCTGGTCGCCCGAACTCTACCAACTCCTCGGCCTGGAGCCGGCCGCGTTCGAACCGACCTACGAGGGCACGAGGTCCTATTTTCTCGACGACGATGCGCAGCGTCTTCTGAAGCTGCAGGGCCGTGTGCTTCGCGGCAGCGAGACGGAAGCCGCCGACATCCGCATCCTGCACGCCGACGGCGCGCCGCGCGATCTGGCCATCATCTGCAAGGCCGAGATCGTCAACGGACAGATCATCGGCCTGATCGGCACCGCCCAGGACGTCACCGATCGCAAGGAAGCCGAGCGCAGGCTCGAACAGCTCGCCTATACGGATCCTTTGACGGGGCTCGCCAATCGCGCGCTGTTCAAGCGCAAACTCGCCTCTCTTCTCGATCAACCCGTTTCGGCAGCCGCCCGCAACGCGCTACTGCTGATCGACCTCGACCGCTTCAAGGAGGTCAACGATTCCCTCGGCCATTCCACCGGAGACGCCTTGCTGATTCACGTCGCGAGGGTGTTGAGGCAGGAGCTGGATCCGCAAGCTTTCATCGCCCGGATCGGCGGCGATGAATTCGCGGTGCTGACCAACAGCCGATCCGCGTCCGCCGACGAACCGATCGCCCTTGCTGATCGAATCATCGCCAAACTATCCGTCCCGGTCGAACTCGCCGAAGGCGAGGCCTGCATCGGCGCCACCATCGGCGTCGCCGTCCTGCCCGAGCATGGCGCAACCGTGGAGAAAGCCTCGCGCAACGCGGACCTCGCGCTCTACATGGCCAAGGAGGCCGGGCGCGGCCGGGCGCAACTGTTCGAGCCGATCTACGCCGAGGCGGTCGATCAAAGGCTGGACCTCGGCCGGCGCCTGCGCCACGCCGTCGAGAGCGGCGGCCTCACGACAAACTACCAGCCCCAGATCGATCTGAAGACCGGCCGGGTCAGTGGCTTCGAGGCGCTGCTGCGGTGGAGCCATCCCGAGCGCGGGCCGATTGCGCCGTCGGAATTCATTCCGATTGCGGAAAGCACCGGCCTGATCGTCGATCTCGGCCATTGGGTTCTGCGCGATGCCTGCAGGCAGATGCGCGCCTGGCTGGATGCCGGATTGCCGCCACGGTCGATTTCGGTGAACGTGTCGCCGGCTCAGATCTGGAACGGCGATTTCGAGGCGGTCGTGGCTGCTGTGCTTGCAGAGACCGGCCTGCCTGCAGAGCTGCTCTGCCTGGAGCTGACCGAAAGCCTGTTTGTCGATCATACCAAGCAGAAGGTCAGTAGTACGCTTGCGGCGTTGTCGAAGCTCGGCATCCAACTGGCGCTCGATGATTTCGGCTCCGGCTATTCGTCGCTCGGCTATCTGACGCGCCTGCCGTTCAATTGCCTGAAGATCGACCGGATATTCGTCGACGGCATCGCCACCGTGCCGGAGAAACGCAAACTGCTCGGCGGCATCATCGCGCTCTCGCACGGCCTCGGCATGAGCGTCGTGGCGGAAGGCGCCGAACTGGCCGCGGAGGTGGACGTGCTCACCGGCTTCGACTGCGACTTCGTGCAGGGCTACGTGTTCTCCCCGCCGATCACGGCCGATCAGGCGCCGCTGGTGGCGGCGGGCATCGAACGGGAGGTCGGGACGATGAAGTCGAAGATCGGCGCGCAATTCGCGGCGTGTTTGTCCGATATAGGATGA
- the rpoH gene encoding RNA polymerase sigma factor RpoH gives MARAATLPVLNGESGLARYLAEIRKFPMLEPQQEYMFAKRWREHDDRDAAHHLVTSHLRLVAKIAMGYRGYGLPISEVVSEGNVGLMQAVKRFEPDKGFRLATYAMWWIKASIQEYILRSWSLVKMGTTANQKKLFFNLRKAKSKISALDEGDMHPDQVKLIAKRLGVTEQDVIDMNRRLGGDASLNAPIRDDGEPGEWQDWLVDQSPNQEAVMAEHEELDHRRAALNGAIGVLNPRERRIFEARRLADEPMTLEDLAAEFGVSRERVRQIEVRAFEKVQSAVKGTIARQEQAALEAAH, from the coding sequence ATGGCCCGTGCAGCTACGCTACCCGTTCTCAACGGTGAATCCGGCCTCGCTCGGTATCTGGCGGAAATCCGCAAGTTCCCGATGCTCGAGCCGCAACAGGAATACATGTTCGCCAAGCGCTGGCGCGAACACGATGATCGCGACGCCGCGCATCACCTCGTCACCAGCCATCTGCGGCTCGTCGCCAAGATCGCGATGGGCTATCGCGGCTACGGCCTGCCGATCTCCGAGGTCGTCTCGGAAGGCAATGTCGGCCTGATGCAGGCGGTGAAGCGGTTCGAGCCCGACAAGGGCTTCCGCCTCGCCACCTACGCGATGTGGTGGATCAAGGCGTCGATTCAAGAGTACATCCTGCGGTCGTGGTCGCTCGTGAAGATGGGCACCACCGCGAACCAGAAGAAGCTGTTCTTCAACCTGCGCAAGGCGAAGAGCAAGATCTCGGCGCTGGACGAGGGTGATATGCACCCCGATCAGGTCAAGCTGATCGCCAAGCGGCTCGGCGTCACCGAGCAGGACGTGATCGACATGAACCGCCGCCTCGGTGGCGACGCGTCGCTCAACGCCCCGATCCGCGACGACGGCGAGCCCGGCGAATGGCAGGACTGGCTGGTCGACCAGTCGCCGAATCAGGAAGCCGTGATGGCCGAGCACGAAGAGCTCGATCATCGCCGCGCCGCGCTGAACGGCGCGATCGGCGTACTCAACCCGCGCGAACGGCGGATCTTCGAGGCGCGCCGCCTCGCCGACGAGCCGATGACGCTGGAAGACCTCGCCGCCGAGTTCGGCGTCTCGCGCGAGCGGGTCCGCCAGATCGAGGTGCGCGCTTTCGAGAAGGTGCAGAGCGCCGTCAAGGGCACGATCGCGCGTCAGGAACAGGCGGCGCTCGAAGCCGCCCACTGA
- a CDS encoding Lrp/AsnC family transcriptional regulator, with product MSDPAKIDPLITNPARASLDAIDLKILAELQADARIANITLAERVGLSPSPCSRRVRLLEQAGVVAGYRALIDRAAVGLSVTAFAGIRVERHSRDNAEAFIAAVRDMPEVVACHLVSGDADFLLEVVVPDIAAYEATVLRGLLALPTVRDIRTSFVMRSDKLDGPLPLPK from the coding sequence ATGAGCGATCCTGCCAAAATCGATCCCCTCATAACCAATCCCGCCAGGGCCAGCCTGGACGCGATCGACCTCAAGATCCTCGCCGAGCTGCAGGCCGACGCCCGGATTGCCAACATCACGCTGGCCGAGCGGGTCGGGCTGTCGCCGTCGCCCTGTTCGCGGCGGGTCCGGCTGCTGGAACAGGCCGGCGTGGTGGCGGGCTATCGGGCGCTGATCGATCGCGCGGCGGTCGGGCTGTCGGTCACCGCCTTCGCGGGCATCCGGGTCGAGCGGCATTCGCGCGACAATGCCGAGGCGTTCATCGCCGCGGTGCGCGACATGCCGGAGGTGGTCGCCTGCCATCTGGTGTCGGGCGACGCCGATTTCCTGCTCGAAGTGGTGGTGCCGGATATCGCCGCCTACGAGGCCACCGTGCTGCGCGGCCTGCTGGCGCTGCCGACGGTGCGGGACATCCGCACCTCCTTCGTGATGCGCAGCGACAAGCTCGACGGCCCGCTGCCGCTGCCGAAGTGA